One Salvelinus sp. IW2-2015 linkage group LG4q.2, ASM291031v2, whole genome shotgun sequence DNA window includes the following coding sequences:
- the LOC111963024 gene encoding glutathione-specific gamma-glutamylcyclotransferase 1, translating into MKLLAITTSEKSSLWIFGYGSLVWKPDFKYKRSKVGYIEGYSRRFWHGDNFHRGDKDMPGRVVTLVEDHDACTWGVAYEVTDSQMEESLQYLNVREAVLGGYVTKMVEFTPREKCQGSLLALVYIATSDNPIYLGPATPTEIAAQIAICRGNTGHNIEYLLRLAEFMRLYCPEVEDDHLFSIEAAALALVI; encoded by the exons ATGAAGCTTCTGGCTATTACCACATCAGAAAAATCCAGCCTGTGGATATTCGGATATGGCTCCTTAGTCTGGAAACCAGACTTCAAATACAAGAGGAGCAAAGTCGGTTATATCGAAGGATATAGTCGACGTTTCTGGCATGGGGACAATTTTCATCGAGGAGACAAAGACATG CCAGGTAGAGTGGTAACTTTGGTGGAAGATCATGAT GCTTGCACTTGGGGGGTAGCCTACGAGGTCACTGACTCCCAGATGGAGGAGTCTCTGCAGTACCTGAATGTGAGAGAGGCTGTGCTGGGGGGCTATGTCACCAAGATGGTGGAGTTCACTCCCAGAGAGAAGTGCCAAGGGTCTCTGCTCGCCCTGGTCTACATCGCCACCTCTGACAACCCCATATACCTCGGGCCTGCCACTCCCACAGAGATAGCTGCTCAGATTGCCATCTGCAGAGGCAACACGGGACACAACATAGAGTACCTCCTCCGTCTGGCTGAGTTCATGAGGCTGTACTGTCCCGAGGTAGAGGACGACCATCTCTTCTCCATAGAGGCAGCCGCCCTGGCTCTGGTCATCTGA